The following are from one region of the Paenibacillus protaetiae genome:
- the spoIIGA gene encoding sigma-E processing peptidase SpoIIGA, with amino-acid sequence MAVYIDVVFLQELLIDGGILLTTAWVRHVRANPWRVLAAASIGACYVVLMLFPPLSFMYTLAVKVALSFLILWVAFGFGSLQFFSRNVAAFYTVNFVALGAVLGFHYLLMKGSASVWKTMTLNGSGGVDIEMRMGAVYMLAALSIGLYIYRAVWSQKRKAAQVQSHTASVKVTIGESVRSCIGLVDTGNQLYDPLSRSPVMVMEAALWNDALPASWLEGIKHSQVDRLIADLDGETFEWRDRLRLVPYRGINRGTQFMLALRPDAVIVEREGQVYESRKVLVGLDGGKLAADGAYQAIIHPSLVQQVQ; translated from the coding sequence TTGGCCGTCTATATTGATGTCGTGTTTTTGCAGGAACTGTTGATCGACGGCGGCATATTGTTAACGACCGCATGGGTTCGCCACGTACGGGCCAATCCATGGCGCGTGCTGGCAGCAGCGTCGATCGGTGCATGTTACGTTGTTTTGATGTTATTCCCTCCGTTGTCATTTATGTACACTTTGGCTGTGAAAGTCGCATTATCTTTTCTTATTTTATGGGTAGCATTTGGTTTTGGGTCGCTGCAATTTTTTTCCCGGAACGTTGCCGCCTTTTATACGGTAAATTTTGTTGCGCTTGGAGCGGTGCTTGGATTTCATTATTTGCTGATGAAAGGCTCTGCCAGTGTATGGAAAACGATGACGCTAAACGGCAGCGGAGGCGTCGATATCGAAATGAGAATGGGCGCGGTGTATATGTTGGCGGCGCTCTCCATCGGCCTGTATATTTACCGGGCTGTCTGGAGCCAAAAGCGAAAAGCGGCACAGGTGCAAAGCCATACGGCATCCGTGAAGGTAACGATTGGTGAAAGCGTACGCAGTTGTATCGGGCTGGTGGATACCGGCAATCAGCTGTATGATCCGTTAAGCCGTTCGCCCGTTATGGTCATGGAAGCGGCGTTGTGGAACGATGCCCTGCCTGCTTCCTGGCTCGAAGGAATCAAGCATTCTCAGGTGGATCGTTTAATTGCAGATCTTGATGGGGAAACGTTCGAATGGCGCGATCGCCTTCGCCTTGTTCCTTATCGGGGCATCAATCGCGGGACACAGTTCATGCTCGCTCTTAGACCCGATGCGGTAATCGTTGAACGGGAAGGACAAGTGTATGAATCCCGGAAAGTGCTAGTCGGCCTGGACGGCGGGAAGCTTGCGGCGGACGGGGCTTATCAAGCCATCATCCATCCTTCGCTTGTGCAGCAGGTCCAGTGA
- a CDS encoding UDP-N-acetylmuramoyl-tripeptide--D-alanyl-D-alanine ligase, whose amino-acid sequence MIKRRLGQIARMCGGQCDAAFADIEIAGVGKDSRQVEAGSLYVPIVGERFDGHDYAAGALADGAAASLWQQDKAVPEELKEAPLVFVDDPLAALQRLAAAYRNELPVKVIGITGSNGKTTTKDMVAAVLSAKFRVHKTAGNLNNHIGLPLTVLQLDETVEAAVLEMGMSGFGEIELLTRIAQPDIAVITNIGDAHLLQLGSREGITQAKLEITAGLREDGLLLFNGDEPLLHAGLQKTVLPQGVRTATFGLSEQNDWSPAQIEVEAAASSFSVRESDNWHYAPAVHIPVPGKHNVSNALAAIAVARSLGVPEPDIAKALQAGLTLTGMRIQPVAAFNGAMILNDAYNANPTAVRAAVDLVGQLSGFRRKWVVLGDMLELGPDEDALHREIGEYVTPDKADALLAFGPLSKHTADAAKPLFAGKDQSLIRHFEDQEELAGFLRSELQAEDLVLVKGSRGMRMEKIVHVLEAR is encoded by the coding sequence TTGATTAAACGCCGATTGGGACAAATTGCCCGCATGTGCGGGGGACAATGCGATGCGGCTTTTGCCGATATCGAAATTGCCGGCGTAGGCAAAGATTCACGCCAGGTGGAGGCGGGATCGCTGTACGTACCGATTGTAGGCGAGCGCTTTGACGGGCATGATTATGCCGCAGGCGCGCTGGCTGACGGTGCGGCGGCTTCGTTATGGCAGCAGGACAAGGCGGTGCCGGAGGAGCTGAAGGAAGCTCCTCTTGTATTCGTGGATGATCCGCTTGCCGCGCTTCAGCGGCTGGCTGCCGCTTACCGGAACGAGCTGCCGGTCAAGGTGATCGGCATCACGGGCAGCAACGGCAAAACAACAACAAAAGATATGGTCGCGGCGGTGCTGTCGGCGAAGTTCCGCGTTCATAAAACAGCCGGCAACCTGAACAACCATATCGGGCTGCCGCTTACGGTGCTTCAATTGGACGAGACGGTGGAGGCGGCTGTACTTGAGATGGGCATGAGCGGCTTCGGCGAAATCGAGCTGCTGACCCGGATTGCGCAGCCGGATATTGCGGTCATTACCAATATCGGCGACGCGCATCTGCTCCAGCTTGGTTCGCGCGAAGGCATCACACAAGCGAAGCTGGAAATAACGGCCGGCCTGCGAGAAGACGGCCTGCTGCTGTTTAACGGCGATGAGCCGCTGCTTCATGCCGGCTTGCAGAAGACGGTGCTGCCGCAAGGCGTCCGGACGGCCACTTTCGGTCTGTCGGAGCAAAATGACTGGTCGCCCGCACAAATTGAAGTGGAAGCTGCAGCCTCATCGTTCTCTGTACGCGAATCGGATAATTGGCATTATGCGCCTGCCGTTCACATTCCGGTGCCCGGCAAGCATAATGTATCGAATGCGCTGGCTGCGATAGCGGTCGCCCGGAGCCTTGGCGTCCCGGAGCCGGATATCGCCAAAGCGCTTCAAGCCGGCTTGACGCTGACCGGTATGCGCATTCAGCCGGTTGCCGCTTTCAACGGCGCCATGATTCTGAATGATGCCTATAACGCCAACCCTACGGCTGTCAGGGCTGCGGTTGATCTTGTCGGACAACTGTCCGGTTTCCGCCGCAAGTGGGTTGTGCTGGGCGATATGCTGGAGCTTGGCCCGGACGAAGATGCGCTGCACCGGGAAATCGGCGAATACGTTACGCCTGACAAAGCGGATGCGCTGCTGGCGTTCGGCCCATTGTCGAAGCATACCGCCGATGCGGCAAAACCGCTGTTTGCGGGCAAGGATCAGAGCCTGATCCGCCATTTCGAAGACCAGGAAGAGCTTGCAGGCTTTCTTCGCAGTGAGCTTCAAGCGGAAGATCTGGTTTTGGTGAAAGGCTCCCGCGGCATGCGGATGGAGAAAATTGTTCACGTTTTGGAAGCGAGGTAA
- the murA gene encoding UDP-N-acetylglucosamine 1-carboxyvinyltransferase: MDKLVIEGGKPLSGTIVIQGAKNAALPILAASMLANGTVTIDHVPKLLDIEVMLNILRELGCRAEHIGETVVLHTDSATSSHVPESLMNKMRSSIFLMGPLLARFGETTVYQPGGCAIGERKIDLHLEGLKALGAEIEETGNRIVCRAAKLRGADIHLSFPSVGATENIMMAAVLAEGRTTITNAAREPEIQDLQRFLNTMGAKIIGAGTDTITIDGVKKLQPCRYTVIPDRIVAGTIMVAAAATRGNVTLQNVNPGHLSSLIYVLRRAGVQITASDDIIKVSHASRPKAIERLVTSPYPAFPTDLQSQVMVLLALSDGVSILKETVFEGRLKHVDELTRMGADIRVDMNAAFIKGVPRLYGATVEATDLRAGAALVIAGLAAQGKTIVEQIHHIDRGYDRIESMLSRLGARITRYSPVPNNTIQ, translated from the coding sequence TTGGACAAATTGGTGATTGAAGGCGGGAAACCTCTCTCAGGAACCATTGTTATCCAAGGAGCGAAAAATGCCGCTTTGCCGATATTGGCTGCAAGCATGCTTGCTAATGGCACCGTGACAATTGATCATGTGCCCAAGCTGCTCGATATCGAGGTTATGCTGAACATTTTGCGCGAACTGGGATGCCGCGCCGAGCACATCGGCGAAACCGTCGTATTGCATACGGATTCGGCTACTTCTTCTCATGTCCCGGAGTCGTTGATGAACAAGATGAGATCGTCGATCTTCCTGATGGGGCCGCTGCTGGCCCGATTTGGAGAGACGACGGTTTATCAGCCCGGGGGCTGTGCGATCGGCGAAAGAAAGATTGATCTTCATTTAGAAGGACTTAAGGCGCTTGGCGCAGAAATTGAAGAAACAGGCAACCGGATTGTATGCCGGGCAGCTAAGCTTCGGGGTGCGGATATCCATCTGAGCTTCCCAAGCGTCGGAGCCACCGAGAATATAATGATGGCAGCCGTGCTTGCAGAAGGCCGGACGACGATTACGAATGCTGCCAGAGAGCCGGAAATTCAAGATTTGCAGCGTTTTTTGAACACAATGGGAGCCAAAATTATCGGAGCAGGAACGGATACGATCACTATTGACGGTGTTAAAAAGCTTCAGCCATGCCGCTATACGGTTATTCCCGACCGAATTGTGGCGGGGACCATTATGGTCGCGGCTGCGGCAACACGCGGCAATGTTACTTTGCAGAACGTCAATCCCGGACATTTGTCTTCGCTTATTTATGTGCTCCGCAGAGCAGGTGTTCAAATAACAGCCAGCGATGATATAATTAAAGTCAGTCATGCAAGCAGGCCTAAAGCCATTGAAAGGCTTGTCACTTCTCCATATCCCGCATTTCCAACCGATTTGCAGTCGCAGGTTATGGTGCTGCTTGCACTTTCCGACGGTGTCAGCATTTTGAAAGAGACGGTATTCGAAGGGCGCCTGAAGCATGTGGATGAACTGACCCGAATGGGCGCCGATATTCGCGTCGATATGAATGCTGCATTTATAAAGGGAGTTCCCCGTTTGTACGGCGCTACGGTAGAAGCAACCGACTTGCGGGCAGGAGCGGCTCTCGTTATTGCCGGGCTTGCTGCCCAAGGCAAAACGATCGTCGAGCAGATTCACCATATCGACCGCGGCTATGACCGGATTGAATCGATGCTTTCGCGCCTTGGTGCGCGGATTACGAGATATTCCCCGGTGCCGAACAATACCATTCAATGA
- the mraY gene encoding phospho-N-acetylmuramoyl-pentapeptide-transferase has protein sequence MDMMVIFFSIGASFLLAVLLGPLFIPLLRRLKFGQQIRTEGPQSHLKKKGTPTMGGIIIMLAMLVAFLKFSDKTDDFWVLLIASLGFGLIGFLDDYIKIVFKRSLGLTARQKLIGQLVFSIAVCCLLYNMHHSTEITVPGTSYGFDLGWLYYPFVVIILFATSNAVNFTDGVDGLLSGTSAIAFGAFAIIALHVSANESAVFSAAMIGAVLGFLVFNAHPAKVFMGDTGSLGIGGGIAAVAILTKTELLLIIIGGIFVLEMLSVILQVGSFKLRGKRIFKMSPIHHHFEISGWSEWRVVTTFWSVGLVFAVVGLALGKFL, from the coding sequence ATGGACATGATGGTCATCTTTTTCTCAATCGGGGCTTCCTTCCTGCTAGCGGTATTGCTCGGACCATTGTTCATCCCGCTTCTAAGGCGGTTAAAGTTTGGTCAGCAAATTCGCACGGAAGGCCCGCAAAGCCATTTGAAGAAAAAAGGGACGCCAACGATGGGCGGCATTATTATTATGCTGGCCATGCTTGTGGCGTTTCTGAAATTTTCCGACAAGACGGACGACTTCTGGGTGCTGCTGATCGCTTCGCTTGGTTTTGGCCTTATCGGATTTTTGGACGATTATATTAAAATCGTATTTAAACGTTCGCTTGGGTTAACAGCCCGCCAAAAGCTGATCGGACAGCTCGTATTTTCGATTGCGGTATGCTGCCTTCTGTACAATATGCACCACAGCACGGAAATTACGGTTCCCGGAACAAGCTACGGTTTTGACCTTGGCTGGCTCTATTATCCGTTTGTAGTTATCATTTTGTTTGCGACAAGCAATGCCGTCAATTTTACGGATGGCGTGGACGGACTGTTGTCCGGTACAAGCGCGATTGCGTTTGGCGCCTTTGCCATTATTGCGCTGCATGTGTCGGCGAACGAATCCGCCGTTTTCTCGGCGGCAATGATCGGCGCGGTGTTAGGGTTTCTCGTGTTCAACGCCCATCCCGCCAAAGTGTTTATGGGCGACACCGGTTCGCTTGGCATCGGCGGGGGTATTGCGGCGGTAGCGATTTTGACGAAAACGGAGCTGCTGCTCATTATAATCGGCGGGATATTCGTTCTGGAGATGTTATCTGTTATTTTGCAGGTCGGTTCGTTTAAGCTGAGAGGCAAGCGGATATTTAAAATGAGCCCGATTCATCACCATTTCGAAATTTCCGGCTGGTCCGAATGGCGTGTCGTTACGACATTCTGGTCGGTCGGCCTCGTATTTGCAGTCGTTGGCCTAGCCCTCGGCAAGTTTTTGTAA
- the sigE gene encoding RNA polymerase sporulation sigma factor SigE encodes MVVKWKLILQLYYYRLLFLFGLKSDEIYYIGGSEALPPPLTREEEEFLLEKLPSGDSAIRAMLIERNLRLVVYIARKFENTGIHIEDLVSIGAIGLIKAVNTFDPEKKIKLATYASRCIENEILMYLRRNSKTRTEVSFDEPLNIDWDGNELLLSDVLGTENDTIYRNIEEQVDRKLLHKALDKLTERERIIMELRFGLADGEEKTQKDVADLLGISQSYISRLEKRIIKRLRKEFNKMV; translated from the coding sequence ATGGTAGTCAAATGGAAACTGATCCTTCAGTTATATTATTATCGGCTTTTGTTTTTATTCGGATTAAAAAGCGATGAAATATATTATATCGGCGGCAGTGAAGCGCTGCCTCCTCCGCTTACGCGCGAGGAGGAGGAGTTTCTGCTGGAGAAGCTTCCGTCGGGCGACAGCGCGATCCGCGCGATGCTGATCGAACGGAACCTTCGCCTTGTCGTTTATATTGCGCGCAAGTTTGAGAACACGGGGATCCACATTGAAGATCTCGTGTCCATCGGGGCAATCGGACTGATTAAAGCGGTGAATACGTTTGATCCGGAGAAAAAAATCAAGCTCGCCACGTATGCTTCCAGATGTATTGAAAATGAAATTTTGATGTATTTGAGGCGGAACAGCAAGACGCGCACCGAAGTGTCGTTCGACGAGCCGCTTAATATTGACTGGGACGGCAATGAGCTGTTGTTGTCGGACGTATTAGGTACGGAAAATGATACGATCTACCGGAATATTGAAGAGCAGGTTGACCGCAAGCTGCTGCATAAAGCGCTCGACAAGCTGACGGAGCGTGAGCGGATCATTATGGAGCTGCGCTTTGGGCTTGCGGACGGCGAAGAAAAAACACAAAAGGATGTTGCGGATTTGCTTGGCATTTCGCAGTCCTACATTTCAAGGCTGGAGAAGCGGATCATTAAACGGCTCCGCAAAGAATTTAATAAGATGGTGTAA
- the ftsZ gene encoding cell division protein FtsZ: MLEFDFELEQLAQIKVIGVGGGGSNAVNRMIDNGVKGVEFITVNTDAQALHLAKSEHKLQIGDKLTRGLGAGANPEVGKKAAEESREAIMNQLKGADMVFVTAGMGGGTGTGAAPVIAEIARECGALTVGVVTRPFTFEGRKRSTQAELGIEALKEKVDTLIVIPNDRLLEIVDKKTPMLEAFLEADNVLRQAVQGISDLIAVPGLINLDFADVKTIMTERGSALMGIGVATGENRAAEAARKAIMSPLLETSIDGARGVIMNITGGTNLSLYEVNEAAEIVISASDPEVNMIFGAIINEDLKDEIKVTVIATGFENKPAANVRRAPAEQPESRQGASAPVNPAPSSGTPSVKPFGAAPTSDQLEIPAFLRNRRNNDR, encoded by the coding sequence ATGTTGGAGTTCGATTTCGAGCTGGAGCAGCTGGCTCAAATTAAAGTAATCGGCGTTGGCGGCGGCGGCAGCAATGCAGTCAACCGAATGATTGATAACGGTGTTAAAGGTGTAGAATTTATTACGGTGAATACGGATGCGCAAGCTCTTCACCTTGCCAAATCCGAGCATAAGCTGCAAATCGGCGATAAACTTACGCGCGGACTTGGCGCAGGGGCCAATCCGGAAGTAGGCAAAAAAGCAGCTGAAGAATCCCGCGAAGCGATCATGAATCAGCTGAAAGGCGCGGACATGGTATTCGTAACAGCTGGCATGGGCGGCGGCACCGGTACAGGCGCAGCTCCTGTCATCGCTGAAATCGCACGCGAATGCGGCGCATTGACGGTTGGGGTTGTCACCCGCCCGTTTACATTCGAAGGCCGCAAGCGTTCCACGCAAGCCGAACTTGGCATTGAAGCGCTGAAAGAGAAAGTCGACACGCTGATTGTCATTCCTAATGACCGGCTGCTTGAAATTGTAGACAAGAAAACGCCGATGCTGGAAGCGTTCCTGGAAGCCGACAACGTGCTTCGCCAGGCAGTCCAAGGCATTTCCGACCTGATTGCCGTTCCTGGCTTGATCAACCTTGACTTTGCCGATGTGAAAACAATCATGACGGAGCGCGGCTCCGCTTTGATGGGTATCGGCGTGGCAACAGGCGAGAATCGTGCGGCTGAAGCGGCACGCAAAGCAATCATGAGCCCGCTGCTCGAAACTTCGATCGACGGCGCTCGCGGCGTTATTATGAATATAACCGGCGGAACGAACCTTTCGCTGTATGAAGTGAACGAAGCGGCTGAAATTGTTATCTCGGCTTCCGATCCGGAAGTGAATATGATTTTTGGCGCTATCATTAACGAAGATTTAAAAGATGAGATCAAAGTAACGGTTATTGCGACAGGCTTCGAGAACAAGCCGGCGGCGAATGTTCGCCGTGCGCCAGCTGAGCAGCCGGAATCGCGCCAAGGAGCTTCCGCACCGGTCAACCCGGCGCCAAGCAGCGGTACGCCAAGCGTAAAACCGTTTGGCGCAGCGCCAACAAGCGATCAGCTGGAAATTCCGGCGTTTTTGCGCAATCGCCGCAACAATGACCGCTAA
- the spoVE gene encoding stage V sporulation protein E, which produces MLVSIGLILAIGLIMVYSASAVLAFHDYGDRFYFVKRQLLFAGLGVGALFFTMNISYTVWQKWSKLFLIICFVLLIIVLIPGIGVVRGGARSWLGISSFGIQPSEFMKLAMVLFLSKWLSEKQQNITQFTRGLLPPLGLVLLAFGLIMMQPDLGSGTVMVGASLILIYTAGARIRHLASLGLLGAAGLVGLILAAPYRLKRITAFLDPWSDPLGSGYQIIQSLYAIGPGGLVGLGLGMSRQKYSYLPEPQTDFIFSIVSEELGFIGASALILLFLILIWRGIRTAIAAPDTFGSLLAVGITGIIGVQVLINIGVVIGMMPVTGITLPLVSYGGSSLTLLLTALGILLNISRYSR; this is translated from the coding sequence ATGCTGGTTTCGATCGGATTAATACTTGCGATCGGGCTTATTATGGTTTACAGCGCAAGCGCTGTGCTTGCCTTTCATGATTACGGCGACCGGTTTTATTTTGTCAAAAGGCAGCTGCTGTTCGCCGGACTCGGCGTAGGCGCGCTGTTTTTTACGATGAATATCAGCTATACCGTCTGGCAAAAGTGGTCAAAGCTGTTCCTGATCATTTGCTTTGTTTTGCTTATCATCGTACTGATCCCCGGCATCGGGGTTGTCCGGGGCGGCGCCCGGAGCTGGCTTGGGATCAGCTCCTTCGGAATTCAGCCGTCCGAATTTATGAAGCTGGCCATGGTGCTTTTTTTGTCCAAATGGCTGTCGGAGAAGCAGCAGAACATTACGCAGTTCACACGCGGGCTGCTGCCGCCGCTTGGCCTTGTGCTGCTGGCGTTTGGCCTTATCATGATGCAGCCGGACCTCGGCTCCGGCACGGTCATGGTAGGCGCTTCGCTTATATTGATCTATACGGCAGGCGCCCGGATACGCCATCTGGCTTCACTAGGGCTGCTAGGCGCTGCCGGTCTGGTTGGCCTGATATTAGCGGCTCCTTACCGGCTGAAGCGGATTACCGCCTTTCTGGACCCGTGGTCCGATCCGCTTGGCTCCGGCTATCAGATCATTCAATCGCTGTACGCGATTGGGCCGGGCGGGCTTGTCGGTCTGGGACTTGGCATGAGCCGGCAAAAGTACAGCTATTTGCCGGAGCCGCAAACGGACTTTATTTTTTCCATCGTGTCCGAAGAGCTTGGCTTTATCGGAGCTTCGGCGCTGATTCTATTATTTTTAATTTTAATATGGCGAGGCATCCGCACGGCGATTGCAGCTCCCGATACGTTCGGCAGCCTGCTGGCCGTAGGCATTACCGGCATTATCGGCGTACAGGTGCTGATTAATATAGGCGTGGTCATCGGCATGATGCCGGTGACGGGCATTACGCTGCCGCTTGTCAGCTACGGCGGCTCTTCATTGACGCTGCTGCTGACTGCGCTTGGCATTTTATTGAACATATCCCGCTACTCGAGGTGA
- the murD gene encoding UDP-N-acetylmuramoyl-L-alanine--D-glutamate ligase: protein MNHPASYRNKRVVVLGLARSGVSVAKVFHALGADVTVNDKKEREQCPEADELVALGISVLCGYHPDDLVTAETALLVKNPGIPYTAEPVQQALRHGVEIVTEVEVAYHLSPAPIIGITGSNGKTTTTTWTGKILEEAGLNPIVAGNIGRPLCEAAQEADALNWIVAELSSFQLKGTTFFRPRVSVLLNLAETHLDYHGGMDDYIASKAKLFANQTAEDTAVLNWDDAVCRQLAGSLAAKLFPFSLYERLEQGVFIDPPFPAPGTEDSHPDAERRIVVRDRGSETVMLPVHKLGLPGRHNAANAIAAIAACYAAGAQPQQMLDALREFRGVEHRLEFVRETGGVSYYNDSKATNATATTMSVGSLKAPIVLVAGGLDRGSDYMELLPVFQSRVKALVALGQTREKLAKVAALAGLQQVVIVEPKEDAEATLKEAVLQAARLAEPGDAVLLSPACASWDMFESFEQRGSIFKQSAHTL, encoded by the coding sequence ATGAATCACCCGGCTTCCTACCGGAATAAACGCGTTGTAGTATTGGGTTTGGCAAGGAGCGGTGTCAGCGTAGCAAAGGTATTTCACGCTTTGGGCGCAGACGTCACCGTCAATGATAAAAAAGAACGTGAACAGTGTCCCGAAGCGGATGAACTTGTCGCTTTGGGCATTTCTGTACTATGCGGCTATCATCCGGACGATCTGGTTACCGCGGAAACGGCGCTGCTGGTGAAAAACCCCGGCATTCCGTATACGGCGGAGCCGGTACAGCAGGCGCTCCGCCACGGGGTGGAAATCGTTACGGAAGTAGAGGTTGCTTATCATCTGTCACCGGCGCCGATTATCGGCATTACCGGCTCCAACGGTAAAACAACGACCACGACCTGGACCGGCAAAATATTGGAAGAGGCCGGGCTGAACCCGATTGTCGCCGGCAATATCGGCCGCCCGCTTTGCGAAGCCGCACAGGAAGCAGACGCGTTGAACTGGATTGTCGCCGAGCTGAGCAGCTTCCAGTTAAAAGGGACAACCTTCTTCCGCCCGCGTGTCAGCGTGCTCTTGAACTTGGCGGAAACGCATCTCGACTATCACGGCGGCATGGACGATTATATCGCGTCCAAAGCGAAGCTGTTTGCCAATCAGACGGCGGAGGATACCGCCGTATTGAACTGGGACGACGCCGTATGCCGCCAGCTTGCAGGCAGCCTTGCGGCGAAGCTGTTCCCGTTCTCGTTGTACGAACGGCTGGAGCAGGGCGTCTTCATCGACCCGCCGTTCCCGGCACCGGGCACGGAAGATTCGCATCCGGATGCGGAACGCCGCATTGTAGTACGTGACAGAGGTTCAGAAACCGTTATGCTGCCGGTTCATAAGCTTGGCCTTCCGGGCCGCCACAACGCAGCGAATGCGATTGCGGCGATTGCGGCCTGTTACGCGGCGGGAGCCCAGCCGCAGCAAATGCTGGATGCGCTTCGCGAATTCCGCGGCGTAGAGCACCGGCTTGAATTTGTAAGGGAGACGGGCGGCGTATCGTATTACAACGATTCGAAAGCGACGAACGCAACGGCAACAACGATGTCTGTCGGCTCGCTGAAAGCCCCGATCGTGCTTGTCGCCGGCGGGCTGGACCGCGGCTCCGACTATATGGAGCTGCTGCCTGTATTCCAAAGCCGGGTCAAGGCGCTTGTCGCGCTTGGCCAAACCAGGGAGAAGCTGGCGAAGGTTGCGGCTCTGGCAGGTTTACAGCAGGTCGTTATCGTCGAACCTAAAGAGGACGCCGAAGCGACCTTGAAGGAAGCGGTACTGCAGGCTGCGCGTCTCGCGGAACCGGGAGATGCGGTACTGCTGTCACCGGCTTGCGCAAGCTGGGATATGTTTGAATCGTTTGAACAGCGGGGAAGCATTTTTAAGCAATCGGCGCATACCTTGTAA
- a CDS encoding cell division protein FtsQ/DivIB, with protein sequence MSTTMPVLKEPVKKRKSSRRLLTVLFLLFIVILSVLFFNSSISKISEIKITGAVYASTGDIGQAANIKIGDSFFGTSAHAIENRIEKLSPIESVTVSKKFPGKVNIAVEEHKVVAFELSDQGEMTAILSNGAGVKAAPGESLADRPVLTGWDKDNPVLSQLTKQLSAISPSDLNDLSEIVPFPSKAYPDRIKMYTRTKFEVVTAVSVLQEKIKAINAVIETQEPGKITMLLADTYVPFDVATAENENSSEKDSTQ encoded by the coding sequence ATGAGCACGACGATGCCTGTGTTGAAAGAGCCGGTCAAAAAACGCAAAAGCAGCCGTCGGCTGCTTACTGTGCTTTTTTTGCTGTTTATCGTGATTTTGTCGGTTCTATTCTTCAATTCTTCGATTAGCAAAATATCAGAGATTAAGATTACAGGCGCAGTTTACGCCTCTACCGGAGACATCGGGCAGGCGGCGAATATTAAAATTGGGGATTCATTTTTTGGCACTTCGGCACACGCAATCGAGAACCGGATCGAAAAGCTGAGCCCGATTGAAAGCGTGACCGTCAGCAAAAAATTTCCCGGAAAAGTGAATATTGCGGTCGAAGAACATAAGGTGGTTGCATTCGAGTTGTCGGACCAGGGTGAAATGACTGCCATTTTGTCGAATGGAGCAGGCGTTAAAGCAGCTCCCGGCGAAAGCCTGGCAGACCGCCCGGTCTTAACCGGCTGGGACAAAGACAACCCGGTTCTTAGCCAGCTGACGAAGCAGCTTAGCGCCATCTCGCCAAGCGATTTGAATGACTTATCGGAAATTGTTCCATTTCCTTCCAAGGCTTACCCGGACCGCATAAAAATGTACACGCGCACCAAATTTGAGGTCGTGACGGCGGTTTCCGTTCTGCAAGAAAAAATTAAAGCCATCAATGCGGTTATCGAGACGCAGGAGCCGGGCAAGATTACGATGCTGCTAGCGGATACGTATGTTCCCTTTGATGTAGCAACGGCAGAAAACGAGAATTCATCGGAAAAAGACTCTACTCAATAG
- the sigG gene encoding RNA polymerase sporulation sigma factor SigG translates to MTRNKVEICGVDTAKLPVLTNAEMRELFTALQTKNEWSAREKLVNGNLRLVLSVIQRFNNRGEYVDDLFQVGCIGLMKAIDNFDLGQNVKFSTYAVPMIIGEIRRYLRDNNPIRVSRSLRDIAYKALQVRDSLTNKNSREPTIFEISEELNVPKEDIVFALDAIQDPVSLFEPIYHDGGDPIYVMDQISDDKNKDVSWIEEIALREAMHKLNDREKMILSMRFFEGKTQMEVADEIGISQAQVSRLEKSAILQMQKHVKT, encoded by the coding sequence TTGACCCGAAACAAAGTTGAGATCTGTGGAGTAGATACCGCGAAACTGCCTGTTCTGACTAATGCCGAAATGCGGGAATTATTCACGGCGTTACAAACGAAAAATGAGTGGTCAGCAAGGGAGAAATTGGTTAATGGCAACCTGAGGCTGGTACTCAGTGTCATTCAGCGTTTCAATAACAGGGGAGAGTATGTGGACGACTTATTCCAGGTCGGCTGCATCGGGCTGATGAAAGCGATCGATAACTTCGATCTTGGCCAAAACGTTAAATTTTCGACCTATGCCGTTCCGATGATTATCGGTGAAATCCGCCGTTACTTGCGAGATAACAACCCGATCCGCGTTTCCCGCAGCCTGCGGGATATTGCATACAAGGCACTGCAGGTCAGAGACAGCCTGACGAACAAAAATTCCCGCGAACCAACGATATTTGAAATATCGGAAGAGCTGAATGTGCCGAAAGAAGATATCGTATTCGCGCTGGATGCGATCCAGGATCCCGTATCCCTCTTTGAGCCGATCTACCACGACGGCGGCGATCCGATCTATGTGATGGATCAAATTAGCGACGACAAAAACAAGGATGTTTCCTGGATTGAAGAAATCGCGCTGCGGGAAGCGATGCACAAGCTGAACGACAGAGAAAAAATGATTTTGTCCATGCGTTTTTTTGAAGGCAAGACGCAAATGGAAGTTGCGGACGAAATCGGTATTTCACAGGCGCAAGTATCCCGGCTGGAGAAATCGGCCATTCTTCAAATGCAGAAGCATGTTAAAACGTAA